In Thermotomaculum hydrothermale, a single genomic region encodes these proteins:
- the gmd gene encoding GDP-mannose 4,6-dehydratase, with product MNKKKALITGITGQDGAYLAEFLLEKGYEVHGIKRRSSLFNTERIDHLYKDPHERDVNFFLHYGDLTDGLSLTKLIGEIQPDEIYNLGAQSHVAVSFEQPEYTANCDGLGTLRILEAVRMLGLKDKVKIYQASTSELYGKVQEIPQNEKTPFYPRSPYGVAKLYAYWITVNYREAYGLFACNGILFNHESPIRGETFVTRKITRGAARILLGLDKKLFLGNLSAKRDWGYAKDYVKGMWLILQQDEPEDFVLATGKTSEVREFAKKSFKELGVEIEFKGSGVEEKGIIVGIDENTLTKKLKSANVDYTEHIEQIVNNAKKLIGESVIEVDPKYFRPAEIDILVGDYSKAKEKLGWEPKHTVDDLIRDMVENDLEKNYRDVVLKKCGFKITKSCEL from the coding sequence ATGAACAAAAAGAAAGCACTGATTACTGGAATCACAGGTCAGGACGGAGCATACCTTGCAGAATTCCTTCTTGAAAAAGGGTATGAGGTACATGGAATAAAAAGAAGGAGTTCTTTGTTCAATACGGAAAGAATTGACCATTTATATAAAGACCCTCACGAAAGAGATGTAAACTTTTTTCTTCATTACGGAGATTTAACAGACGGCTTGAGCTTAACCAAACTAATTGGAGAAATTCAACCTGATGAAATATACAACTTGGGGGCACAATCCCATGTTGCAGTTTCCTTTGAACAACCAGAATATACAGCAAACTGCGATGGATTAGGCACATTAAGGATTTTAGAAGCTGTTAGAATGCTCGGGTTAAAGGATAAAGTAAAAATTTACCAGGCATCAACATCTGAATTATACGGCAAGGTACAGGAAATCCCCCAGAACGAAAAAACGCCATTTTATCCGAGAAGCCCATATGGGGTCGCAAAATTATACGCATACTGGATTACAGTAAACTATAGAGAGGCATACGGGTTATTTGCCTGCAATGGAATACTTTTCAACCACGAATCCCCTATTAGAGGAGAAACATTTGTAACAAGGAAGATAACAAGAGGGGCAGCAAGAATACTATTGGGGCTTGACAAAAAACTATTTTTAGGAAATTTAAGCGCAAAGAGGGACTGGGGATATGCAAAAGACTATGTTAAAGGAATGTGGTTGATTTTACAGCAGGATGAACCTGAAGATTTTGTACTTGCAACAGGAAAAACCTCTGAAGTTAGAGAATTTGCTAAAAAATCATTTAAAGAACTTGGGGTGGAAATTGAATTTAAAGGAAGCGGAGTTGAGGAAAAGGGAATTATTGTGGGAATTGATGAAAATACTCTTACTAAAAAACTGAAAAGTGCAAATGTAGATTACACCGAACATATAGAACAAATTGTCAACAATGCTAAAAAATTAATCGGAGAAAGCGTTATTGAGGTTGATCCTAAATATTTCAGGCCTGCTGAAATTGATATACTTGTGGGAGATTACTCAAAGGCTAAAGAAAAATTAGGCTGGGAACCTAAACACACTGTTGATGATTTAATCAGAGACATGGTTGAAAACGACCTTGAGAAAAATTACAGAGATGTTGTACTAAAAAAATGCGGATTTAAAATAACTAAAAGCTGTGAATTATAG
- a CDS encoding glycosyltransferase family 2 protein: MISFIMMAKNVENYIADAIISLQKENKVEWELIVIDDHSEDKTFEIAQNFAQNDKRIRIYKNKYRGKVLGTNYGFSLSKGDIIKCIDSDDVLLPDFFNFYKEMKNYDAHCHSAYIVDSNLKKLHLYNVNPLLLQKDYSFVLENLVSIPKWSWSFKREIAEKIFPMPESIPFEDVWMSLSIKKNAGGILFIEKPLYLYRQHGNQTFGGIANFSKDVVIFRANRLLRLIEELKKEERIINGFSPDIFNKAILFNKLMAKEKISFAEVLKASLPLSLKLKILLIKKFPLLARYAIVLKWKIDKLVLKK, translated from the coding sequence TTGATTAGCTTTATAATGATGGCCAAAAATGTTGAAAATTATATTGCTGATGCAATTATTTCTTTGCAAAAAGAAAACAAGGTTGAGTGGGAATTGATTGTTATTGATGACCATTCAGAGGATAAAACCTTTGAAATTGCACAGAATTTTGCTCAAAACGATAAAAGAATAAGGATTTACAAAAATAAATACAGGGGCAAGGTTTTAGGTACAAATTATGGATTTTCACTATCAAAGGGAGATATTATAAAGTGCATAGACTCTGATGATGTGCTTTTGCCTGATTTTTTCAATTTTTATAAAGAGATGAAAAATTATGATGCCCATTGCCACAGCGCTTATATTGTTGATTCAAATCTGAAAAAATTACATCTTTACAATGTAAACCCCCTTTTGCTTCAGAAAGATTACAGTTTTGTCCTTGAAAACCTGGTAAGTATTCCTAAGTGGTCGTGGTCTTTTAAGAGAGAAATTGCAGAAAAAATTTTCCCTATGCCTGAGTCAATCCCATTTGAAGATGTCTGGATGTCTTTAAGCATAAAAAAGAATGCGGGAGGCATTTTATTTATTGAGAAACCGCTTTACCTTTACAGGCAACACGGAAATCAGACTTTCGGGGGTATTGCCAATTTTAGTAAAGATGTGGTTATCTTCCGTGCCAACAGGCTTTTAAGACTGATTGAAGAATTGAAAAAGGAAGAGAGAATAATAAACGGTTTTAGCCCTGACATTTTTAATAAAGCAATTCTTTTTAACAAACTTATGGCAAAGGAGAAAATTTCTTTTGCAGAGGTGTTAAAAGCAAGTTTGCCATTATCTTTAAAATTAAAAATATTGCTTATTAAAAAATTCCCCTTGCTTGCAAGGTATGCAATTGTTTTAAAGTGGAAGATTGATAAATTGGTTTTGAAAAAATAG
- the gcvT gene encoding glycine cleavage system aminomethyltransferase GcvT, with product MKKTPLYDEHIKLGAKMVEFAGFNMPVQYKGVIEEHMTVRTKVGMFDVSHMGEFRVKGNQAFDFVQYLTTNDVAKLSIKQVQYSAFPTEKGTVVDDLLVYKVNDNEYLLVVNAANIEKDFAHLSKFVDKFDVSLTNESDDTAQMAIQGPKAEDTMFKIFGDVVREMKYYWFDYVEFEGETCLLSRTGYTGEDGFEIYCKPELASKIWNKILDAGEEFGIEPCGLGARDTLRLEARMNLYGNDMDETTTVLEAGLGWICKLDKGDFLGRDVLLKQKEEGLKRKLYGFEMIDKGIPRHGYPVFHNGEEVGVVTSGSYAPYLKKNIGLAYLPIELAKAGNEIEIGIRKKRAKAITVKTPFYKRPKK from the coding sequence GTGAAAAAGACTCCACTGTACGACGAACACATAAAATTAGGTGCGAAAATGGTTGAATTTGCAGGCTTTAACATGCCTGTACAATATAAGGGTGTAATTGAAGAACACATGACTGTTAGAACAAAGGTTGGTATGTTTGATGTTTCCCACATGGGGGAATTCAGGGTTAAGGGAAATCAGGCTTTTGATTTCGTTCAATATTTAACAACCAATGACGTAGCTAAACTGTCTATAAAGCAGGTTCAATACTCTGCCTTCCCAACTGAAAAGGGAACAGTTGTTGACGATTTGCTTGTGTATAAGGTAAATGATAACGAATACCTCCTCGTTGTAAATGCCGCAAATATTGAAAAAGACTTTGCACATCTTTCAAAGTTTGTTGATAAGTTTGATGTTTCTTTAACAAACGAGTCTGATGACACTGCCCAGATGGCTATTCAGGGGCCAAAGGCTGAAGATACAATGTTTAAAATTTTTGGTGATGTTGTTAGAGAGATGAAGTATTACTGGTTTGACTATGTTGAATTTGAGGGAGAGACCTGCCTGCTTTCAAGAACAGGCTATACGGGAGAAGACGGGTTTGAAATTTACTGCAAACCTGAGTTGGCATCAAAAATCTGGAACAAAATTCTTGATGCGGGAGAGGAGTTTGGTATTGAGCCCTGTGGATTGGGAGCAAGAGATACTTTGAGATTAGAGGCAAGGATGAATCTATACGGCAACGACATGGATGAAACAACAACAGTTTTAGAGGCAGGATTAGGCTGGATTTGTAAGCTTGACAAGGGAGACTTTTTAGGAAGAGATGTTCTTTTAAAGCAAAAGGAAGAGGGTTTGAAGAGAAAACTTTACGGCTTTGAAATGATAGACAAAGGAATACCGAGACACGGTTACCCTGTTTTCCACAACGGTGAAGAAGTTGGAGTTGTCACAAGCGGGAGTTATGCACCATATTTGAAAAAGAATATTGGCCTTGCCTATCTTCCAATTGAACTTGCAAAGGCGGGAAATGAGATTGAAATAGGAATAAGGAAAAAGAGGGCAAAGGCAATTACGGTTAAAACACCTTTTTATAAAAGGCCTAAAAAATAA
- the gcvH gene encoding glycine cleavage system protein GcvH, with translation MYPKDFRYTKDHEWIKVEGNTGIVGITDYAQKQLGDIVYVELPEIDDEFSKGDEVATVESVKAASPIFIPVSGKIVEINEELEDSPELVNQDPHGKGWIFKVELSDESELEELLTAEAYEELIKAEGE, from the coding sequence ATGTATCCAAAAGATTTTCGCTATACCAAAGACCATGAATGGATTAAGGTTGAAGGAAATACCGGTATTGTTGGGATTACAGACTATGCTCAAAAACAATTAGGGGATATTGTTTATGTTGAACTCCCTGAAATTGACGATGAGTTTTCAAAGGGGGATGAGGTTGCAACTGTTGAATCTGTAAAGGCTGCATCACCTATTTTTATCCCTGTTTCAGGAAAGATTGTTGAAATTAATGAAGAACTTGAAGATTCCCCAGAGCTGGTAAACCAGGATCCTCACGGAAAAGGCTGGATATTTAAGGTTGAACTTTCAGATGAGAGCGAATTAGAAGAGCTTTTAACTGCTGAGGCTTACGAGGAATTAATTAAGGCAGAAGGGGAGTAA
- the gcvPA gene encoding aminomethyl-transferring glycine dehydrogenase subunit GcvPA, giving the protein MSRFLPLSDKEREEMLKEIGREDLFSPIPEELRLKDNLKIKAHSEKEVLDFFKKLADMNKNLTSFAGAGIYHHFIPSAVDYLSMREEFLTAYTPYQPEISQGTLQAIFEYQTMMSNILNMEVSNASMYDGATALAESILMAKRIVRKKNTVAISKGVHPHYLKVVKTYLKNLGINIIELELKDYATDIEGLKKLLSENDDIFAVAVGYPNFFGNVENLKDIVPIVKEYDKKAIVITSTTEPLAFGLIAPPGDFGVEIACGDAQSFGNYPGFGGPLLGFLTTTMKHVRQMPGRVVGKTKDVDGKTGYVLTLSAREQHIKRERATSNICSNQGWCMLRATIYLSLLGEEGFKKLASLNYSLSEYAKEKINKTKHFKVLNTKPTFNEFLVQTDVDFLKFRDMCEENGIFPGVRLAKFGLDKDKFILTCTEVITTEDIDKLIELMEKAQ; this is encoded by the coding sequence ATGAGCCGCTTCCTTCCTCTCTCTGACAAAGAGAGAGAAGAAATGTTAAAGGAGATAGGAAGAGAAGATTTATTCTCTCCTATCCCTGAGGAGTTGCGGTTGAAGGATAATTTAAAAATCAAAGCACACTCTGAAAAAGAGGTACTTGATTTCTTTAAAAAACTTGCAGATATGAACAAAAACCTCACCTCTTTTGCAGGTGCAGGTATTTACCACCACTTTATCCCATCAGCAGTTGATTATCTTTCAATGAGGGAAGAGTTTTTAACAGCATACACTCCATACCAGCCGGAAATATCTCAGGGCACATTGCAGGCTATTTTTGAATACCAGACAATGATGAGCAACATTCTCAACATGGAAGTTTCAAATGCCTCAATGTACGACGGGGCAACTGCTTTAGCGGAAAGTATCTTAATGGCAAAAAGGATTGTTAGAAAGAAGAACACAGTTGCTATCTCAAAGGGAGTGCACCCACACTATTTAAAGGTTGTAAAAACATATTTGAAGAATTTAGGGATAAACATAATTGAACTTGAATTAAAGGATTATGCAACAGACATTGAAGGGTTAAAGAAACTCCTCTCTGAAAACGATGATATTTTTGCTGTTGCAGTCGGTTACCCTAACTTTTTTGGAAATGTTGAAAACTTAAAAGATATTGTGCCTATTGTTAAGGAATACGATAAAAAGGCAATTGTAATAACCTCAACAACAGAGCCTCTTGCATTTGGATTAATTGCACCTCCGGGAGATTTTGGCGTGGAGATAGCCTGCGGAGATGCACAATCATTTGGTAATTATCCTGGTTTTGGCGGCCCTCTTTTAGGGTTTCTTACAACCACAATGAAGCATGTAAGACAGATGCCTGGAAGGGTTGTGGGAAAAACTAAAGATGTTGACGGTAAAACAGGCTATGTTTTAACCTTGTCTGCAAGGGAGCAGCACATTAAAAGGGAGAGGGCAACCTCAAACATCTGCTCAAACCAGGGCTGGTGTATGTTGAGGGCAACTATTTACCTTTCTTTGCTTGGTGAAGAGGGATTTAAAAAACTTGCTTCCTTAAACTATTCTTTAAGCGAATACGCAAAAGAAAAGATAAACAAAACTAAGCACTTTAAGGTTTTAAACACCAAACCAACATTCAACGAATTCCTTGTGCAAACAGATGTTGACTTTCTCAAATTTAGAGATATGTGCGAGGAAAACGGAATTTTCCCCGGCGTTCGCCTTGCAAAATTTGGCCTTGATAAAGACAAGTTTATCCTTACCTGCACCGAGGTAATTACAACTGAAGATATTGACAAACTTATAGAATTGATGGAGAAGGCACAATGA